The Lathyrus oleraceus cultivar Zhongwan6 chromosome 5, CAAS_Psat_ZW6_1.0, whole genome shotgun sequence genome includes the window actaacactttagagggcgctttgtccagaaagcgccctctaaacactttacattgacaactttagagggcgctttttcctgaaagcgccctctaaacactttacattgacaactttagagggcgctttttcctgaaagcgccctctaaacactttacaatgacaactttagagggcgcttcttcctgaaagcgccctctaaacactttacattgacaactttagagggcgctttttccagaaagcgccctctaaacactttacactgacaactttagagggcgctttttccagaaagcgccctctaaacactttacactgacaactttagagggcgctttttccagaaagcgccctctaaggtgtccctttatggaccactccagagggcgcttttttcttaaagcgcactataatgtggccactttagacagcgctttctccaggagaacaaagcgctgtctttacctatgccagcgccagattagagggcgcttaaaagcgctgttataggccaaaataagcgccctcttttcccttatttggcgtagtgataaAATCGATGTGAAACCTCATAACTAATTATATATACATCAAGTTTTgtgcatttgacttatatgctcaaatttgagggggagtgttgatatttgtaaatatatagtGTTAAAGAATATTTGTATACATAATAATCACACgtcgactatatcatgtaattaaTTATAACCTCTCTTTATATAATAATGTCTCCGTAGTATTTTTCAATACACAcggtttattcaaatgtctcttaaTCTCTCGTATTTCAACAATACTAATCAAATAAGTAATATTATAAATTATCAAAATGAAATATTCTAAATTATTAACGAGATGAGTTCTtgtgggtactagtgtccccattatCCGCCTCATATCCATATCTTAAAATCGAGAAAAACTCAAACTCATGCCCGAACCCCATAAAAGCGAATTTTCCATGTCAAACTCTAGTTGGATTAGGGCGGGTACTCGCGGATATAAATTTTGTTGATATGTCTAATTTAAATTCTCATTTATTATTTTCTCCTCTACTCTTTTAGCTCTTCATATCTCTTAATTGTATTCTCTCTTTTAAAATATGAAAGTATAATCGAGAGATTATATAGATATTATATAGATACTAGAGACTAAGAAGAGGAAAGGAGACAATAGTGAAAGAGAGGATACAAAATCCAAGGTCGACCCAATCATATCGGAGGCCCCGTTCTAATTAAAAAAATGGgtccaatttttttttaaaaatacaattataataattaaaaaaatatatcaaaaatacaattatgtattaattaaaaataaatttaattataattattttgtgttttaatcaattttgatttttgtatatattgagtttttatcataatattttttttaattattgagtttttttaataacattttatttatttttattaatatttataaaaaaaattaaaaatttcaaaaatgaaaACCCTCTAATATTTGGGATCTCATGCAGGTCGTGCAGCACATGCTGCACTTACGAAGGTTCAGCCAGACAAAATCCTCTTATATTACTCTGTATCTCTCACTTTAACTATTACGTTTCTCATCAAACGCTCTCTACATTTACCAACTCACTCGTCTCAATCCCAATTCCTAACCCAAGGGTGTCACAAGTGGCAGAGATTAATGTCGTTTAGCTGGTTAAGCGTCGTTTAAAAGGAAACCAGGTTCCAGTGCCAACCAGATGTAGACACGATAGCTTTCAAGATGTCGTTTAAAGTTAAACAAAACAAATCACGAAAAACACCCCTCTCTCACTCGGTCCCTCACACTTAGAAATGAACTCAAAACAGAAAATTTGATAAACAGAACGAAAGAAGAAAAAAACCGCTTCCTATCAGCATTGAAACTTCGATACGCAGTtcaactctctctctctctctctctctctctctctctctctccatgTCGCTCGCATCATTCTCCATCATCCGCCACCACCGCTTGGTGGCTACCGCCACCCCTCAACTTCTCCGGCGCTTCTGTTTCTTCCCGATTTCCGCCAGACGACAAAACCCTAAGCACGAAGCCCCAAACAAGAATCTCCTGAAAGCAAAACACACATTGAAGAATTTCTCATCTCTCGCTCCCATCCTCTCCCGCGAAGACAACCCTCCTCTTTCGGAATCCCAAGCCATCGGCGTCGTCGCTTCTTCCCAAGCCAATTTCATGCGCGTAGTCGTCCAATCAGTCCCCGAAGAATCTTCTGGAAACTTCCACGGTGCTTCCGGAGGAGTGGAACTGCTGTGCGTTGTGAGGGCGCTGCTGAAGAAGATAAAGCGTAGGGTTATGGTTGGAGATAAGGTTATAGTAGGTTCTGTTGATTGGGTGGATCGTAGGGGCATGATTGAAAACGTGTTTCAGCGAAATTCTGAAATGCTTGACCCTCCCGTGGCTAACGTGGACCATTTACTGGTTCTCTTCTCGCTTGATCAACCAAAGCTTGAGACATTTACGCTTACTCGGTTTTTGGTTGAAGCCGAGTCCACTGGGATTCCTCTCACTCTAGCTCTTAACAAGACTGAGCTTGTGGATAAAGAGGTTTGCTATCTTGTTATAATGGCTTTGTGATTATGATTATCTGGACTTAATTAGTAGGGTGTATAGTGTTGTTAGATTAAAAAGCTGTAGGTTAGATTGGACCAAGTTTGGATGTGCTTTTAGGGGGTTAAGGCTTTTTGGATAAACAACTTTGTTAAACACTTATCATATAAGTACTCATTTATAAGCTATTTTATAAGAAAAATTAAGTATATGTCAAACTGTTATCATTAAGCTCTAAGCTGCTTCAAGAAGCTATCATGGAGAATTTACGAAAATAAGATGaaaaaaacttatttatggaCATCCCAAACAGTCTCGCATGTTCAATCAAGTCAATCCAAACAAGGGTTTATTCAATTGCAATAAGTGCTTAgttctttaaaaaaaaaaatgtttttatgACTTTGTAGGTGTGCTAGATAACTTACATGAATGAGCTTCTTGAATAATATGAGGGACCGAAGCTGATTTCAGTTTAGGTTCAGTATCATTGGATTATTTTAGTTTCTTTTCCTGTAAATTTAAGAACTTGTTGAAAAGTTTGTTCAAGTTAGTAGTTCTCAATCGATTTCTATGAAGTTTTCAACTACCCTTTACTATGTGAAAAGATTCATTTGAATTTTGAAGGAGTGCTGACCTTTTACGAGAATGCTTCACTTAATGTTTGGTTGTTGTGTTTAACTTATGAAAATACTTTAGTTTTTATTTCTTATGTTTCTAACTTGGAATCCAACTGTGATTATCTTCTGATGTGAAGTAATTGCTTTTACTCGTGTATAGACCTTGGATTCCTGGAAGGCTAGGTTTCATGACTGGGGCTACCAGCCAGTTTTTTGCAGTGTTAAATCCGGACAAAACCTTGATCTTCTTGCATTCCAA containing:
- the LOC127083095 gene encoding small ribosomal subunit biogenesis GTPase RsgA 1, mitochondrial isoform X1 → MSLASFSIIRHHRLVATATPQLLRRFCFFPISARRQNPKHEAPNKNLLKAKHTLKNFSSLAPILSREDNPPLSESQAIGVVASSQANFMRVVVQSVPEESSGNFHGASGGVELLCVVRALLKKIKRRVMVGDKVIVGSVDWVDRRGMIENVFQRNSEMLDPPVANVDHLLVLFSLDQPKLETFTLTRFLVEAESTGIPLTLALNKTELVDKETLDSWKARFHDWGYQPVFCSVKSGQNLDLLAFQLRDQTTVVVGPSGVGKSSLINALRSNHRTCDTADGENWFEPILGSKWLEDQRVAEVSTRSGRGKHTTRHVSLLPLTGGGYLADTPGFNQPSLLKVTKQSLAQTFPEIRKMLGGNEPAKCSFNNCLHLGEPGCVVKGDWERYSFYFQLLDEIRIREEFQLRTFGTKRESDVRLKIGDKGSQQAEPRLELKKHRRQSRKKTNQSILDDLDDDDDDNLLDEENYPIVNAFRNENP